CGAACCCCTGAGTGAAGCGCAAGCTGCCAACCTGCTGCCGCAGAACATGGCGGTGTGCGACCAGCGGGTAACGGTGGACTATTTTCGCCTATCCGCCGACCGCCGCCTGTTGTTCGGCGGCGCCTGCCATTATTCCGGGCGCGACCCGAAAGACATCGGCGCCTATATGCGGCCAAAGATGCTGCAGGTGTTCCCGCAGTTGGCCAACGTGAAGATCGGCTACCAATGGGGCGGCATGATCGGCATCGGCGCCAATCGGTTGCCGCAGATCGGACGCCTGGCGGATCACACCAATGTGTATTACGCCCAGGCCTACGCCGGTCATGGCCTGAACGCCACGCACCTGGCCGGCAGGTTGCTGGCCGAAGCCATCAGCGGCCAGCAGCAAGGGCGCTTCGACCTGTTCGCCCAAGTGCCGCACATCACCTTCCCTGGCGGTAAACACCTGCGCTCGCCGCTGCTGGCCCTGGGGATGCTCTGGCACCGCCTCAAGGAGCTGGTCTGATCAATCGCGCCAGAATGGCTTCAAGCCTTCGTGGCGCGCCTGTTCTGCCGTGAGGCCTACGTCGAGCAATTGCTCCCGAGTCAGCGTGAGCAAGGCCTTGCGCGTATGGCGGCGGCGCCGGAACAGGCTCCAGCGGGTTTCGCCAGGCATGGACAACGTCCGCTCCTGGGCGGCTTCCAGTTCCTGGCTGTGTAATGCCAGCCGCACATCGCTCATGCCGTTCATCTTGTTATCCCTCGTTAGCTTGCTGCCTTGAGTGACTAGAATGAACGGCCGCGCAAAACCAATACAGATTCAACCTACCTTTATTAAATCCATACAGATACTGCCTATGAACGGCTGAATCCTGTATTTTCTGCCTATCTGTATTGGTCCCCTGGGAGTGACCGCCGTGACCCTCTACGTCAACCTCGCCGAATTGCTGGGCACCCGCATCGAACAAGGCTTCTATCGCCCCGGCGACCGCCTGCCTTCCGTGCGGGCATTGAGCGTGGAACATGGGGTCAGCCTGAGCACCGTGCAGCAAGCCTATCGGTTGCTGGAAGACAACGGCCTGGCGATGCCCAAGCCCAAGTCCGGCTATTTTGTGCCGGTGGGCCGTGAACTGCCGGCGCTACCCGAGGTGGGTCGCCCCGCCCAGCGGCCGGTGGAAATTTCCCAGTGGGATCAGGTGCTGGAGTTGATTCGCGCGGTGCCGCGCAAGGACGTCATACAGCTGGGCCGTGGCATGCCGGATGTATTGTCGCCCACCATCAAGCCACTGCTGCGCAGCCTGGCCCGTATCAGCCGCCGCCAGGATCTGCCGGGGCTGTATTACGACACCATCCTTGGCTGTATGGAGTTGCGCGAGCAAATTGCGCGACTGTCATTGGATTCCGGTTGCCAACTGGCTGCCGACGACATCGTCATCACCACCGGCTGCCACGAGGCCCTTTCCACCAGCATTCGCGCCATTTGTGAACCCGGCGATATCGTTGCGGTGGACTCGCCAAGTTTCCACGGTGCCATGCAGACCCTCAAGGGTCTGGGCATGAAAGCCCTGGAGATCCCCACCGACCCGATCACCGGCATCAGCCTTGAAGCATTGGAACTGGCGCTGGAGCAGTGGCCGATCAAAGTCATCCAGCTCACCCCGAACTGCAACAACCCATTGGGTTACATCATGCCGGAGGCGCGCAAACGCGCACTGCTGACGTTGGCCCAGCGCTTTGACGTGGCGATCATCGAAGACGATGTGTATGGCGAACTGGCCTACAGCTACCCGC
This region of Pseudomonas sp. MUP55 genomic DNA includes:
- a CDS encoding PLP-dependent aminotransferase family protein translates to MTLYVNLAELLGTRIEQGFYRPGDRLPSVRALSVEHGVSLSTVQQAYRLLEDNGLAMPKPKSGYFVPVGRELPALPEVGRPAQRPVEISQWDQVLELIRAVPRKDVIQLGRGMPDVLSPTIKPLLRSLARISRRQDLPGLYYDTILGCMELREQIARLSLDSGCQLAADDIVITTGCHEALSTSIRAICEPGDIVAVDSPSFHGAMQTLKGLGMKALEIPTDPITGISLEALELALEQWPIKVIQLTPNCNNPLGYIMPEARKRALLTLAQRFDVAIIEDDVYGELAYSYPRPRTIKSFDEDGRVLLCSSFSKTLAPGLRIGWVAPGRYLDRVLHMKYISTGSTATQPQIAIAEFLKGGYFEPHLRRMRTQYQRNRDLMLDWVSRYFPAGTRASRPQGSFMLWVELPEGFDTLQLNRALMEQGVQVAVGSIFSASGKYRNCLRMNYAAKPTPQIEEAVRKVGAAARKMLEESAD
- a CDS encoding DUF1127 domain-containing protein translates to MNGMSDVRLALHSQELEAAQERTLSMPGETRWSLFRRRRHTRKALLTLTREQLLDVGLTAEQARHEGLKPFWRD